The Oncorhynchus tshawytscha isolate Ot180627B linkage group LG12, Otsh_v2.0, whole genome shotgun sequence genome includes a window with the following:
- the LOC112262907 gene encoding drebrin-like protein isoform X1, which translates to MAVNLSKNGISLTNAYKEVVDEKSNTNWALFTYEGNTNDIRLAEKGDGGLEELVEELSSGKIMYAFCRVEDPNSGLCKYVLINWTGEGVKDARKGLCANHVSSIANFLKGAHVTINARAEEDVEPEAIMQKVAKASGANYSFHKESNKFRDAGPQGPVGSVYQKTNAMSEIKRTNKDNFWAQAEKDEEKRQREERSKADEERHKLEKDRKDREAKEATLREKRDKERASMIDQQKKYQQQQEAESRDNEKQQWEEQEKDFQAAQKKGMKRGESVEKANEAASLISQRSMNPREMFKQREKGMAPSTSDTDTPAAAHTPASPQPGRLNSPFLSKQPCEPEPSRLPLRQASPLPTGSASPVPAAEPSVDEPVVDESTPSVGEPSQSECLDEQDATPEDQWQDEVKATAAPTEHNHATEPAQNNLYEEPPEVEENTNEVAAKKTDRGVCARALYDYQAADETEISFDPDDILNGIEMIDEGWWRGYGPDGHFGMFPANYVELV; encoded by the exons ATGGTGGACTGGAGGAACTGGTGGAGGAACTTAGCAGCGGTAAAATAATGTACGCTTTCTGTCGTGTCGAGGACCCAAACTCTGGCCTGTGCAAATACGTCCTGATCAACTGG ACTGGAGAAGGTGTGAAAGACGCCAGGAAAGGACTATGTGCCAATCATGTCAGCTCCATAGCTAATTTTCTCAAG GGAGCCCATGTCACAATAAACGCCCGTGCAGAGGAGGATGTGGAACCTGAGGCTATTATGCAAAAGGTGGCCAAGGCCTCAGGGGCCAACTACAGCTTCCACAAAGAGTCCAACAAGTTCCGAGACGCTGGTCCCCAAGGACCTGTG GGCTCTGTGTATCAGAAGACCAACGCCATGTCTGAAATCAAACGGACCAATAAAGACAACTTCTGGGCGCAGGCAGAG AAAGATGAGGAGAAGCGGCAGCGGGAGGAGCGCAGCAAGGCAGATGAAGAGCGACACAAGCTGGAGAAAGATCGGAAGGATCGAGAGGCCAAGGAGGCAActctcagagagaagagagacaaggagagggccTCTATGATTGACCAGCAGAA GAAGTACCAGCAGCAGCAGGAAGCTGAGAGCAGAGACAATGAAAAACAACAATGG gaggagcaggagaaggacTTCCAGGCAGCTCAGAAGAAAGGGATGAAGCGTGGTGAATCTGTAGAGAAAGCCAAT GAGGCGGCCTCCCTGATCTCTCAGCGCTCTATGAACCCCAGAGAGATGttcaagcagagagagaagggcatgGCCCCCAGCACTTCAGACACCGACACCCCTGCTGCTGCCCACACCCCTGCCAGCCCCCAGCCAG GGCGTTTGAACAGCCCTTTTCTCTCTAAGCAACCATGCGAGCCCGAGCCGTCCCGCTTGCCCCTGCGCCAAGCCTCCCCTCTGCCCACAGGCTCCGCCTCTCCTGTCCCTGCTGCAG AACCCAGTGTGGATGAGCCCGTTGTGGATGAATCCACTCCCAGTGTGGGTGAGCCATCCCAATCTGAGTGCTTGGATGAGCAGGATGCAACCCCTGAGGATCAGTGGCAAGATGAAG TAAAGGCAACGGCAGCTCCCACTGAGCACAACCATGCCACAGAGCCAGCCCAAAACAACCTCTATGAGGAGCCCCCAGAG GTGGAAGAGAACACAAATGAGGTGGCTGCAAAGAAGACCGACCGAGGCGTCTGTGCCAGGGCTCTATACGACTACCAAGCTG CTGATGAGACAGAGATTTCCTTTGATCCTGATGACATCCTCAATGGCATCGAGATGATTGATGAGGGCTGGTGGCGGGGCTATGGCCCAGACGGTCATTTTGGAATGTTCCCAGCCAATTACGTGGAGCTGGTCTAA
- the LOC112262907 gene encoding drebrin-like protein B isoform X3: MAVNLSKNGISLTNAYKEVVDEKSNTNWALFTYEGNTNDIRLAEKGDGGLEELVEELSSGKIMYAFCRVEDPNSGLCKYVLINWTGEGVKDARKGLCANHVSSIANFLKGAHVTINARAEEDVEPEAIMQKVAKASGANYSFHKESNKFRDAGPQGPVGSVYQKTNAMSEIKRTNKDNFWAQAEKDEEKRQREERSKADEERHKLEKDRKDREAKEATLREKRDKERASMIDQQKKYQQQQEAESRDNEKQQWEEQEKDFQAAQKKGMKRGESVEKANEAASLISQRSMNPREMFKQREKGMAPSTSDTDTPAAAHTPASPQPEPSVDEPVVDESTPSVGEPSQSECLDEQDATPEDQWQDEVKATAAPTEHNHATEPAQNNLYEEPPEVEENTNEVAAKKTDRGVCARALYDYQAADETEISFDPDDILNGIEMIDEGWWRGYGPDGHFGMFPANYVELV; this comes from the exons ATGGTGGACTGGAGGAACTGGTGGAGGAACTTAGCAGCGGTAAAATAATGTACGCTTTCTGTCGTGTCGAGGACCCAAACTCTGGCCTGTGCAAATACGTCCTGATCAACTGG ACTGGAGAAGGTGTGAAAGACGCCAGGAAAGGACTATGTGCCAATCATGTCAGCTCCATAGCTAATTTTCTCAAG GGAGCCCATGTCACAATAAACGCCCGTGCAGAGGAGGATGTGGAACCTGAGGCTATTATGCAAAAGGTGGCCAAGGCCTCAGGGGCCAACTACAGCTTCCACAAAGAGTCCAACAAGTTCCGAGACGCTGGTCCCCAAGGACCTGTG GGCTCTGTGTATCAGAAGACCAACGCCATGTCTGAAATCAAACGGACCAATAAAGACAACTTCTGGGCGCAGGCAGAG AAAGATGAGGAGAAGCGGCAGCGGGAGGAGCGCAGCAAGGCAGATGAAGAGCGACACAAGCTGGAGAAAGATCGGAAGGATCGAGAGGCCAAGGAGGCAActctcagagagaagagagacaaggagagggccTCTATGATTGACCAGCAGAA GAAGTACCAGCAGCAGCAGGAAGCTGAGAGCAGAGACAATGAAAAACAACAATGG gaggagcaggagaaggacTTCCAGGCAGCTCAGAAGAAAGGGATGAAGCGTGGTGAATCTGTAGAGAAAGCCAAT GAGGCGGCCTCCCTGATCTCTCAGCGCTCTATGAACCCCAGAGAGATGttcaagcagagagagaagggcatgGCCCCCAGCACTTCAGACACCGACACCCCTGCTGCTGCCCACACCCCTGCCAGCCCCCAGCCAG AACCCAGTGTGGATGAGCCCGTTGTGGATGAATCCACTCCCAGTGTGGGTGAGCCATCCCAATCTGAGTGCTTGGATGAGCAGGATGCAACCCCTGAGGATCAGTGGCAAGATGAAG TAAAGGCAACGGCAGCTCCCACTGAGCACAACCATGCCACAGAGCCAGCCCAAAACAACCTCTATGAGGAGCCCCCAGAG GTGGAAGAGAACACAAATGAGGTGGCTGCAAAGAAGACCGACCGAGGCGTCTGTGCCAGGGCTCTATACGACTACCAAGCTG CTGATGAGACAGAGATTTCCTTTGATCCTGATGACATCCTCAATGGCATCGAGATGATTGATGAGGGCTGGTGGCGGGGCTATGGCCCAGACGGTCATTTTGGAATGTTCCCAGCCAATTACGTGGAGCTGGTCTAA
- the LOC112262907 gene encoding drebrin-like protein isoform X2, translating into MLNHLAKCIKFPQFSQQATSDKSPSTSIRDGGLEELVEELSSGKIMYAFCRVEDPNSGLCKYVLINWTGEGVKDARKGLCANHVSSIANFLKGAHVTINARAEEDVEPEAIMQKVAKASGANYSFHKESNKFRDAGPQGPVGSVYQKTNAMSEIKRTNKDNFWAQAEKDEEKRQREERSKADEERHKLEKDRKDREAKEATLREKRDKERASMIDQQKKYQQQQEAESRDNEKQQWEEQEKDFQAAQKKGMKRGESVEKANEAASLISQRSMNPREMFKQREKGMAPSTSDTDTPAAAHTPASPQPGRLNSPFLSKQPCEPEPSRLPLRQASPLPTGSASPVPAAEPSVDEPVVDESTPSVGEPSQSECLDEQDATPEDQWQDEVKATAAPTEHNHATEPAQNNLYEEPPEVEENTNEVAAKKTDRGVCARALYDYQAADETEISFDPDDILNGIEMIDEGWWRGYGPDGHFGMFPANYVELV; encoded by the exons ATGGTGGACTGGAGGAACTGGTGGAGGAACTTAGCAGCGGTAAAATAATGTACGCTTTCTGTCGTGTCGAGGACCCAAACTCTGGCCTGTGCAAATACGTCCTGATCAACTGG ACTGGAGAAGGTGTGAAAGACGCCAGGAAAGGACTATGTGCCAATCATGTCAGCTCCATAGCTAATTTTCTCAAG GGAGCCCATGTCACAATAAACGCCCGTGCAGAGGAGGATGTGGAACCTGAGGCTATTATGCAAAAGGTGGCCAAGGCCTCAGGGGCCAACTACAGCTTCCACAAAGAGTCCAACAAGTTCCGAGACGCTGGTCCCCAAGGACCTGTG GGCTCTGTGTATCAGAAGACCAACGCCATGTCTGAAATCAAACGGACCAATAAAGACAACTTCTGGGCGCAGGCAGAG AAAGATGAGGAGAAGCGGCAGCGGGAGGAGCGCAGCAAGGCAGATGAAGAGCGACACAAGCTGGAGAAAGATCGGAAGGATCGAGAGGCCAAGGAGGCAActctcagagagaagagagacaaggagagggccTCTATGATTGACCAGCAGAA GAAGTACCAGCAGCAGCAGGAAGCTGAGAGCAGAGACAATGAAAAACAACAATGG gaggagcaggagaaggacTTCCAGGCAGCTCAGAAGAAAGGGATGAAGCGTGGTGAATCTGTAGAGAAAGCCAAT GAGGCGGCCTCCCTGATCTCTCAGCGCTCTATGAACCCCAGAGAGATGttcaagcagagagagaagggcatgGCCCCCAGCACTTCAGACACCGACACCCCTGCTGCTGCCCACACCCCTGCCAGCCCCCAGCCAG GGCGTTTGAACAGCCCTTTTCTCTCTAAGCAACCATGCGAGCCCGAGCCGTCCCGCTTGCCCCTGCGCCAAGCCTCCCCTCTGCCCACAGGCTCCGCCTCTCCTGTCCCTGCTGCAG AACCCAGTGTGGATGAGCCCGTTGTGGATGAATCCACTCCCAGTGTGGGTGAGCCATCCCAATCTGAGTGCTTGGATGAGCAGGATGCAACCCCTGAGGATCAGTGGCAAGATGAAG TAAAGGCAACGGCAGCTCCCACTGAGCACAACCATGCCACAGAGCCAGCCCAAAACAACCTCTATGAGGAGCCCCCAGAG GTGGAAGAGAACACAAATGAGGTGGCTGCAAAGAAGACCGACCGAGGCGTCTGTGCCAGGGCTCTATACGACTACCAAGCTG CTGATGAGACAGAGATTTCCTTTGATCCTGATGACATCCTCAATGGCATCGAGATGATTGATGAGGGCTGGTGGCGGGGCTATGGCCCAGACGGTCATTTTGGAATGTTCCCAGCCAATTACGTGGAGCTGGTCTAA
- the LOC112262907 gene encoding drebrin-like protein isoform X4 — MRNPTPTDGGLEELVEELSSGKIMYAFCRVEDPNSGLCKYVLINWTGEGVKDARKGLCANHVSSIANFLKGAHVTINARAEEDVEPEAIMQKVAKASGANYSFHKESNKFRDAGPQGPVGSVYQKTNAMSEIKRTNKDNFWAQAEKDEEKRQREERSKADEERHKLEKDRKDREAKEATLREKRDKERASMIDQQKKYQQQQEAESRDNEKQQWEEQEKDFQAAQKKGMKRGESVEKANEAASLISQRSMNPREMFKQREKGMAPSTSDTDTPAAAHTPASPQPGRLNSPFLSKQPCEPEPSRLPLRQASPLPTGSASPVPAAEPSVDEPVVDESTPSVGEPSQSECLDEQDATPEDQWQDEVKATAAPTEHNHATEPAQNNLYEEPPEVEENTNEVAAKKTDRGVCARALYDYQAADETEISFDPDDILNGIEMIDEGWWRGYGPDGHFGMFPANYVELV; from the exons ATGGTGGACTGGAGGAACTGGTGGAGGAACTTAGCAGCGGTAAAATAATGTACGCTTTCTGTCGTGTCGAGGACCCAAACTCTGGCCTGTGCAAATACGTCCTGATCAACTGG ACTGGAGAAGGTGTGAAAGACGCCAGGAAAGGACTATGTGCCAATCATGTCAGCTCCATAGCTAATTTTCTCAAG GGAGCCCATGTCACAATAAACGCCCGTGCAGAGGAGGATGTGGAACCTGAGGCTATTATGCAAAAGGTGGCCAAGGCCTCAGGGGCCAACTACAGCTTCCACAAAGAGTCCAACAAGTTCCGAGACGCTGGTCCCCAAGGACCTGTG GGCTCTGTGTATCAGAAGACCAACGCCATGTCTGAAATCAAACGGACCAATAAAGACAACTTCTGGGCGCAGGCAGAG AAAGATGAGGAGAAGCGGCAGCGGGAGGAGCGCAGCAAGGCAGATGAAGAGCGACACAAGCTGGAGAAAGATCGGAAGGATCGAGAGGCCAAGGAGGCAActctcagagagaagagagacaaggagagggccTCTATGATTGACCAGCAGAA GAAGTACCAGCAGCAGCAGGAAGCTGAGAGCAGAGACAATGAAAAACAACAATGG gaggagcaggagaaggacTTCCAGGCAGCTCAGAAGAAAGGGATGAAGCGTGGTGAATCTGTAGAGAAAGCCAAT GAGGCGGCCTCCCTGATCTCTCAGCGCTCTATGAACCCCAGAGAGATGttcaagcagagagagaagggcatgGCCCCCAGCACTTCAGACACCGACACCCCTGCTGCTGCCCACACCCCTGCCAGCCCCCAGCCAG GGCGTTTGAACAGCCCTTTTCTCTCTAAGCAACCATGCGAGCCCGAGCCGTCCCGCTTGCCCCTGCGCCAAGCCTCCCCTCTGCCCACAGGCTCCGCCTCTCCTGTCCCTGCTGCAG AACCCAGTGTGGATGAGCCCGTTGTGGATGAATCCACTCCCAGTGTGGGTGAGCCATCCCAATCTGAGTGCTTGGATGAGCAGGATGCAACCCCTGAGGATCAGTGGCAAGATGAAG TAAAGGCAACGGCAGCTCCCACTGAGCACAACCATGCCACAGAGCCAGCCCAAAACAACCTCTATGAGGAGCCCCCAGAG GTGGAAGAGAACACAAATGAGGTGGCTGCAAAGAAGACCGACCGAGGCGTCTGTGCCAGGGCTCTATACGACTACCAAGCTG CTGATGAGACAGAGATTTCCTTTGATCCTGATGACATCCTCAATGGCATCGAGATGATTGATGAGGGCTGGTGGCGGGGCTATGGCCCAGACGGTCATTTTGGAATGTTCCCAGCCAATTACGTGGAGCTGGTCTAA